The following is a genomic window from Anopheles aquasalis chromosome 3, idAnoAquaMG_Q_19, whole genome shotgun sequence.
TTAATTGCCGGTTGGCAGCAGTATGTACGTATCATAAAGCCCAACACCAACCTTGTAGTGCCCGTTTGGTGtccacgcgcgcgctctctctctctccctttctctcactctctctaccTCTGATTTGTTCGATTGTTGGATCCTTGCTCCCTCAAAAAATCCCATCTCTGGCCTCTCGTAAAACACTCTCTATATCTCACATACACTACGGCAATGCTCTGCAGTGTTGTCGGCGCAAAATGCTGCTAAAGTAAAATCGATTGCCACGTGATTTTCAGCGGGTGAGAACCTTCAACAAACCTCGACGGGCACTCATGCCAGCATTGGCAGGACTTGTTCCGTATTCGAGATAGAGAGttcgagagaggaagagagcaagCTTTGCAGTGGCACCACGTTGTCACACGATGGCAATGGCCTCGGAACCGAAGGTCCTGCTGTACACGCACGGTGGCATCGGTGTGCTCCTATGTCTTTGTTTTACCCTAGTTTTCTCTCGCACACTCCCTATGTGGCATCGCTTTGTAGTAGCCGAGTAGCCGCTACTGCATTACACATTCCAAAGCTCAGAACGCCGGTCGCATATGGAGGTCGCTTGCCGAGCCCTGGACTGAAGGTTggtttgggggaaaaaaaatcgcgaaCGCGGAAAAGTGGGTGGAACGTGGCCTCTGTGTTCATTCGTGTGTTCCATAATCGGCTCCCCGTACGTTTGCCTCCGCTTTCTGCCATTCTGCGAACAGTGCAAAAAGTGTATAGAATATAGTCGAAATCATGGACACGGGGAATCACATGGCCATTCCGCGGTGTGGACGGATTGGTCGGCCCGTTTTGCATGCCAGATATGTGTCAGTGCCGGCCAACAGCCACCTCGGTTTCGTGCGCAACGgtgctttcggttttcctgacacctttttggtggtgaaaaataaaaccggaAACGGGCCTCCGGACAGTAGGGCGTCAACCAGTACGAGCACAATATTTCGTGGTgccccggaaaccggaagatgGGCATGAATTTtccaaacaccagcagcacagcactaACTCATGCAGCACTCCCTCGGTGCCTTCGACGTGGAGTGGGCCTTCTGGCTAGCATCCTAGTAGGCCTTACCTAATGCTGGAAGAGGTTCTGGTGAAATCGATTTACACGAAACTGCTCCTATCTAATCGCACGCTCCGTTGTACTACACCGTCCAAAAATGTACCGGAATCGACCGGATGGTGTCATTTGTGACAATCGATTTACTGCCATGAGGCCCCGAATCGAGGGGATGTACACTACTCCGTGCAGCACTACCACGGTTAGGTGTTTTCAATGTAATTAGTACTATACCATAGAGACCGTGAGCGATGGTGTTTATcagtgtatgtgagtgtgcttgtgtgtgcggatcgttggctggctggcttataGGCACAATAATCcatgtggtgttgttgctgctgctgctagtccTCGGTTCCAAAAACGTGGCACGCGACCGATACATACCGCTGATGGAAGCATGTACGATGGTGCCGCGGCGAACACTTTCTCTGCATTCATCGGCAACCTCGATGCCGGTCGGCAAGGATGCGGACAGCACGCTCTGGACCAAACCTGAATGGGGGAACGGgagtgaagagaaaaaatCGCATTAGACTTTACAATATCTCAGTGGGAGACTTTCGCAGCAGCTGCGCTACCCTTACCTGAGTCACTGGGttcggtttccgtttcggACTTGCTCAACACTGGCCCCTGGTAGATGCCATTGATCGGGTTGGCAGTGTTCTGCCGGATGGGTGCGGGGTCATTTTCCGCATCGGAAAGAACAAGGTATCGCTTTAATTAGAACCGTGAGCCGTTCCCTGCCCCCTCCCTGCGTGTcgcctttccctttccccgcGCTGCAGGAACTTACCTTCGTGATTTGCAGTAAAACGATCGAATGCTTGATGTTGTCCAACATAGCCTACTCGGTGTGGGTTGTGGAGAGAACAGAGCGCAGGAGTGCAATTAGTAACGTCGAGAACAGAGAACCCCCATCGGCGGCCTACTTACATTCGCGTggtcgttgattgttttgagCCGAGTAGCCTCCTCTGATTCTTCTTCACCCAGCTCCTCCAGTCTTGTCGCAATTTTCTATACCAgcaaagagagtgagagagagaaagacagagattAGTACTCGAATGTGCTGCCACATCATCGACGCTTACCGTTGTCTGATCGATCATGAGCTGTAGGAAGGCATCCGCCTCGGTTACTTTACGGTCGAACAGGATCAAATTGTTCGACCGGCGGACACTGTTACCAGCGCCGGGTGTTCCGATACCGCCCGtgctaccaccacccgcacTAACGGCACTCGTGCTGCTTCCAACCATCGGCCCACCGCTCTGTGCACTGACTGTGCCACTGCCGTTGTTGTACTGCTGATCCCACAGGGCACGGCTCCGGTTCGCGTGCCGCAGAATCGTATCCTCGAGCCGGCGGACCCACTTTTCGCGTTCGTCCGCGTCTCGCGCCTGTATCGATCGACCACGTAGGCACGTGTTTAGGTTTTGCGACGATTGTGTACGATGGACTAGACTCACCTGAAAGTGAAACGTTTTGTGATCGACTGTGATCGTGAACGTGTTGACGTCCTGATCGTCGATACCGATGATGGCGCCCTTCAATCGCACGCATCCTCGCCGAACGCCTTTCATCATCTTTTCTTTGGACTGGAACAGGAAAAACGAACGACAAAGGAAGTCATTATTAACCGGAACTTTTCGAAAACCGCCTTAACGTCGATTACTAGTAATGCTCATTAGTGCGCAATGACGTGAACTTCCCCCAAAACGTTCCAAAACCTTTAACCAGCCCCTCGTGATGTCCGTGTCGCATAATGTCCCCACTAATCCATCGCGCCAAAGTAATTAGGATTTGAATATTGGATGAAGAGGACGACCGTTTGaccgttcgctacgcggtcgTGGCAATATTTAAAAACACTCCActaacggtgctgctgctgctgacgatgactTCTCTGACATGGTTCCGTGCCATGGTGCAGCATCTTGTCTTGGAGTGACGCTGTGTACGCTGCTGAAAGGGACTTGGAGGGAGGACCGAGACGAGTTACGCTAATTAATCTACGCAACTGTGGCatcgtttctgtttttatcTGGCATTAACCGAGGTCCTCCATAATTACTGCTTAAGAGGGGCGGCCTCACGTACACTGCTTATGTAGTGCTGGGCCTCTCAAGACCACCGTACAGTCCCATGGCCATTCAAATGTGCGTAATAAGAAGTTTACCGAACACGACGCGTTAGTCAAGCAGGTTAATCGAATGATAAATGGCAAGCGTATAAGCGTCGCTAAGATCTTGCTCTTAGAATCTACCGGGAATTAATGCTTCTTTACCACACATTGATAAATCTCTTTCTTCTGAACCCTGGACAACGAATTTGCATTACTTTCTTGGCAGAATCAGAGCCAAACATCCAAAGTAAAACCATCCCAGCAGGCGGTATGCCCGCGCTACCCGAAGTTTGTGTTTGAACGTCATAACGAGCCCTCTCCATTAAACGCaaacggtggaggtggtgctggtggtgattttGGTACCCCGACCAACCTCCGACCATCGTTAGAAGTCTTGTGGTTGTCGAAGAAACTGTTGGACGGCGAAAAAATGCCTTCCTTTCAACATAATGTGCTTATAATCGGCGCATGCCTAGCGGTTGGTTTCAGTACGAGCCAAGCACTGGGACCGAACTGATGTCCGCCGGTTGCGACCGATACCGTGAGTGACCGACAGACTGTCTCGTGGATGGAGTATActtcggtgcgtgcgtgcgtgcgtgcaagtGACTCCGTAtcagagtgaaagagagagagagagagagagagagagagagagagagagagagagagagagagaaagacagacgCGCACTTAGTCGACTGCTGGCACCGAAATTGGTACTAACTGGTTAGTAGCAACTGGTTAGTGTTGCAAGTGCTCATCGCTAGCAGTCCTTGGCCTGTGTTTGGACACCTCTCAGCGCTTTGCAGAACACCTTCCCCTCCATTAATCAAGAccgccagaagcagcagcaacatggacCTGTACCAGTATTActtctacgaaaatgccggtATGTATCCTTAAGACAGGTGTGTGAGGCGATCAAACGAGAACTCTTTCCCTTTTGCAATAACTCTTGTAGATCAGCGAACCAAAGACTGGTTTCTGGCGGGGtcaccgatgccgatcgtcGCCATAATTATCTGTTATCTGGCCCTTGTGTACTACATCGTGCCAAGGTAAGCGTCAAAGCATGGCAGGGTGGAAGAATATACTTTTAATGCCAATTTTCCGCACGCTCCCATTTGCAGATATATGCGCAACAGAGAAGCCTATCAGCTGAAAACATTCATGGGAGCCTACAACCTGTTCCAGGTCCTGTACTGTGTGTTTCTAATCGCACGGGTAAGATGGTTTGCAATATGGAGAATTGAGACAAGAGTGACAACACATGTCCATCTTCGACAGCTCGTACAAGCTGGCTGGAGACCGTACTACTTCTACAAATGCGTCGAGACGGACTACTCGTACGAACCGAAGGCGCTGCTGATGGTCGAAACCACTTGGTACCTTATGATGATCAAACTGTTCGAGCTGCTCGAGACGGTGCTGTTCGTTCTGCGCAAAAAGCAGAACCAGGTAACGCTGCTGCACGTGTACCATCACATCAGTACCTTCGTGATAGCGTACATCTACACAAAGTACATCGGCGGTACGTACTAGATCGGTGTAATACACATCAGGAGGATACTCTTCTCTACGCTTCCCTTCTTCTCCGTGTCTTGATTGTAGGAAGCATGCTGACCTTCTCGATTGTCGCTAACTGCATCGTGCACATCATCATGTACTCGTACTACTTCATGTCGGCGTACGATGTGCCCCTGTTCAAGTTCCTGGTCGCCAAGTACAAGAAGTACATCACTAAAATTCAACTGGTAAGCGTTGGCTAACATAAACcaggccacccccccccccctttttcctccacaACGTACCACAGCCttcgcttccgtttcgtttcttgCAGATCCAGTTCTGTCTCATCATGGCAAACAATCTGTTTGGCCTCAATCCAAACTGCAACATCTCGCACCCATTCCTGGCGATGTACATCCCAAATATTCTCATTCTGACGTATCTGTTTTGCGATTTCTACAAAAAATCCTAcggcaaaccgaaaccagccAAGAAAGCGCCCTGAACTGATGGACCCTTTTCGAAGACGAACGCTTTTTCGCAAAACTCGGAGCCTTCCGGCCGCCAGTGGGCGGAGTGAAATAATAAATCGACTTCgactgcagctgctggcgaAAGGGCGAATAGGCGCAACCTACGCAACGCAAATGACGACGTGATGGGAGAATGGATATCGTTTCAATGCCTTAGAGGGAAAGCTTTAACAACTGTGATGGAATCAGACTATCTGAGTCGCGAATAGTGCGGGCACTacgctgcaactgctgctgctgctgctaggagATTGGCGGG
Proteins encoded in this region:
- the LOC126579029 gene encoding elongation of very long chain fatty acids protein 7-like, whose protein sequence is MDLYQYYFYENADQRTKDWFLAGSPMPIVAIIICYLALVYYIVPRYMRNREAYQLKTFMGAYNLFQVLYCVFLIARLVQAGWRPYYFYKCVETDYSYEPKALLMVETTWYLMMIKLFELLETVLFVLRKKQNQVTLLHVYHHISTFVIAYIYTKYIGGSMLTFSIVANCIVHIIMYSYYFMSAYDVPLFKFLVAKYKKYITKIQLIQFCLIMANNLFGLNPNCNISHPFLAMYIPNILILTYLFCDFYKKSYGKPKPAKKAP